The uncultured Bacteroides sp. genomic sequence GCGCCAATAATTATCTCTTTTTTTAAGTCGAAGTATCATAAACTTATATTTTTTTATTATAACTCAGGATTATTAATGAGTTAATAAATTAGTTCTCTGTATTAGATCTAATAAAGTTTGTTAAGCTATAATAGAGGTATTATTGAGGTATATTAAAACTTAAATAGAAATGTATGCTAAATAAAATCTTGATTATTAAATTAAATTATTTTTTTATCTATATTATATATTTATATATTACTGCAAATATATGTATATATATTTATATAAAAGAATGGGAGTCCTTTTTTGTTTTATTTATTTAGCTAAAATTATGTTAATATTAAATGTAATATATATTTTGCATTGGTTCTTTCTATTTAATATTACTCTGTTTCTATAAATATCAATATATATATTGATATTTAATGATTCTTGATATGGCTATATAAAATGAATTTATGCATTCTTTTTTTTTAGTAAAGTTATTGGTTGTTTAGTGAATTTAATTCTTATCTTATTTTATAAGTTTGTTTTCCTTTTGTTATATGAATACATAACCCTTTTCTTCTGTTTTTTAGCTATTTATAATTTGAATTATCGAGTTATTTTTATTAAAATTAAGTAAAAACACGGTTTAAATGATTCCTTTTTAGTGATGATAGTGCCGTTAATTATAACTAATTTTCTATATTTGTTTTTGTGGTTAACCTAGATACTTTAAATTTATTAACCAAGTGGTTTCTAATATAAGTTTTCTTAATCAAGCATATTCTTTTGCTTTTTTAGGAGAATCTAAATTTAGTGTTATTTAATATTTATATTTATAGAACAGATAAATAATTATGCTCAAAATTCAGGCTATTTGTAAGGAAAAAGGATTAACCTTTCAAGAGGTGTCCAAACGTTTAGGAATATCATATCAATCACTCTATACGTCAATAAATGGGAATCCAACACTTAATATGTTAAGTCGAATTGCTAAAGTCTTAGATGTTAGAGTTGTTGATTTGTTTGAAGAAGAAGTTGGGGGTGATGACTATAAAATATATATCGAACATAATGGCGAAAAAAGATTAATTTCAAAAGATGATATAAGGTCTCTTTTTAACAGAAATGGGAAGTAGCTTTATGTATACAAAGTTATTATATGTTCTAAGTATTTGTTTTTGTATCTGTTTTTTTAATATTGTATGTTGATAATTTTTATTATGTAGACTGGTCGTTTCATTTTTTTTGTGTTATGTGCTTTTTTGTTTTGATTAAGAAACGTTTAATAAGGCTATTTTTATGCTTTTGTTGTATCTTTGCACTTTAGTAAGAAAAGAGACAACAATATATAAAGATGGTTTCAGTAGAAGGATTAAAAGTAGAGTTTAATGCCAAAGCACTATTCGATGGTGTATCGTATGTGATAAACAAGAAAGATCGCATCGGTCTGGTTGGGAAAAATGGTGCAGGGAAATCTACCATGCTAAAGATATTGGCAGGATTACAGGTTCCCACGGCTGGCATAGTTGCCGCACCAAAAGATGTGACCATTGGTTATCTTCCACAGGTGATGATTTTAAGTGATAAGCATACCGTGATGGAGGAGGCCGAACAGGCGTTTGAACATATTTTTGAGCTTCAAGCGGACATTGAACGGATGAATCAGGAGTTGGCGGACAGAACTGATTACGAATCAGAAAGCTATCACAAACTGATTGACCGGTTTACACATGAAAATGAACGATACTTGATGATGGGTGGAACCAATTATCAGGCGGAGATTGAGCGTACTCTCGTGGGGCTGGGTTTCAGTAGAGATGACTTTTCTCGTTCTACTTCCGAGTTCAGTGGTGGATGGCGTATGCGTATCGAGTTGGCAAAGCTCTTGCTCAGACGACCGGATGTACTTCTTCTCGATGAGCCTACCAACCACCTTGATATTGAAAGTATCCAATGGCTGGAGAATTTTCTTTCTACTCGTTGCAACGCGGTGGTGTTGGTGTCTCACGACCGTGCATTTATTGATGCGGTAACTACCCGTACTATTGAAATTAGTTGTGGAAAAATATACGATTATAAGGTTCCTTATTCACGCTTTGTAGAACTTCGTAAAGAACGAAGAGAACAACAGTTGCGTGCTTATGAGAATCAGCAAAAACAGATTCAGGAAACGGAAGATTTTGTGGAACGTTTCCGCTATAAAGCAACGAAAGCTGTACAGGTGCAGAGTCGTATCAAACAGTTGGAAAAGATTGAACGTCTTGAAGTGGACGATGAAGATAATTCTACGTTGAGGCTTAAGTTTCCACCGGCTGCTCGTTCGGGAAATTACCCTATTATTGCAGAGGATTTGAAAAAGGCTTATGGCAATCATGTGGTTTATCATGATGTGAATCTCACTATTAACCGTGGTGAAAAGATTGCTTTTGTGGGAAAGAACGGTGAAGGAAAATCCACATTGGTGAAATGTATCATGGGCGATATTGATTATGAAGGCAAGCTGACTATTGGACATAATGTCCAGATTGGCTATTTTGCACAGAATCAGGCGCAAATGCTGGACGAGAGTCTCACTGTGTTCGACACTATTGATTATGTGGCAACAGGAGATATCCGCACAAAGATTCGTGATATACTGGGCGCTTTCATGTTTGGAGGTGAAGCTTCCGATAAGAAAGTCAAGGTACTTTCCGGTGGAGAACGTACTCGTTTGGCCATGATCAAGCTGTTGCTGGAACCGGTTAATCTTCTTATTCTGGATGAGCCTACCAATCACTTGGATATGCGCACAAAGGATGTGCTTAAAGATGCAATTAAGGATTTTGACGGAACCGTGATTATTGTTTCTCACGACCGTGAATTTTTGGACGGGCTGGTTACTAAGGTCTACGAGTTTGGTGGGGGAGTAGTTAGAGAGCACTTGGGTGGTATTTATGACTTCCTGCAGAAAAAGAAAATGGACAGTCTTAATGAACTGCAACGCAAGTCCGAATTATCAGTTTCTCCTACGGCTCAGAATAGTGAATCGGAAGCTGTATCTGAAAATAAACTTTCATACGAAGCACAGAAGGAGCTGAATAAAAAACTTCGCAAACTGGAAAAGCAGGTTGCTGATTGTGAGAAAAAAATAGAAGAGCTGGAAGATAAAATCTCCGCAGTTGAAATAAAAATGGCTACTCCAGAAGGGGCTTCGGATATGGAACTCTATGCAAAGCATCAAAACCTGAAGCAAGAGATGGACAACATCGTGGAAGAGTGGGAGCTTGCTTCTATAGAATTGGATGAAGCGAAAAGTGAATAAATAAACTCTCGAATATTTTTTGTATAAATAACATCACCCATGTGATTTTATTCTTTTCTTTGCGTCAGATTGATTAACTAGAGGATACAAAGTAAATTAAATAATAACGTATGAAATTGAAGAATTATTTACCGCTAATTGCATTCTGTTTGATGAGTACAGGGTGGAATAGCGAAATGAGTGCTCAGCTAGCTCCTGGAGTTAACTTTGATAATCTTGATAAGACCGCTTTACCGGGAACCAGTTTTTATAAGTATGCTTGCGGTGGATGGATGAAAAATAATCCACTGACAGGTGAATATGCACGTTTTGGATCTTTTGATAAACTTGCCGAAAACAATCGTTCACAGTTAAAAGGACTGATTGAAGGACTTGCAAAAGTAAAAAGCCAGCAGGGAACAGTGGCTCAAAAGATTGGTGACCTGTATAACATTGCCATGGATAGTGCGAAGCTGAATAAAGAGGGAGCAGCTCCTATCAAACCTTATCTGAAGAAAATTGCTTCTTTAAAGAGTAAATCGGCTATCTATCCTTTATTGGCGGAAATGCGTACAATGGGGTTTGATCCATATTTTACGGTTTATGTGAGCAGCGACGATATGAACAGTTCTATGAATATGGTTCATACATATCAAAGCGGCATTAGCATGGGTGAACGTGAGTATTACCTGGAAAATGATGCTAAAACCAAGGAAATTCGTGATAAATACAAATTACATGTTGTAAAGATGTTCCAGTTAGCTGGTTATGACAAAGCTTCTGCTCAAAAAGCAATGACTGCTGTTATGGCTATTGAAACCCGATTGGCAAAAACTGCTCGTACAAAGGTTGAACTAAGAGATCCTCATGCAAACTATAACAAGTTAACAATTGCCGATCTGAAAAAACAATACCCTTCTTTTGGTTGGGATATTTTCTTCACTGATTTTGGATTGAAAGGTCTTAAAGAAATCAGTGTTGGTCAGCCTGCTTCTTTAAAGGAAGCGGTGAATATCATCAACACTGTTCCGTTGAAAGATCAGATAGCTTACTTGCAATGGAAATTGATTGATGCTTCTGCTTCTTATTTAAGTGATGTTATCAATGCTCAGAACTTTGATTTCTACAGTAAGACAATGAATGGTGTGAAAGAGATGAAACCTCGTTGGAAACGTGCTGTGTCAGTAGTGGACGGTTCTTTGGGTGAAGCAGTTGGTCAGATGTATACTGAAAAATATTTCCCTGCAGCAGCAAAGGAAAGAATGGTGACTCTAGTGAAGAATCTTCAGGTTTCATTAGGTCAGCGTATTCAGAATCTGGCTTGGATGAGCAATGAAACAAAAGCAAAAGCTCAGGAGAAGTTATCTGCATTCCACGTAAAAATAGGATATCCTGATAAATGGAGAGACTATTCTGCATTGCAGATAAAGAATGATTCATATTGGGCAAATGTAGAACGTGCTAATCGTTTCGAAACTGCTTACATGATTAATAAGGCTAATAAACCGGTTGATAAGGATGAATGGCAAATGACTCCGCAAACTGTGAATGCATATTATAATCCTACCACAAATGAAATTTGCTTCCCTGCTGGAATCCTGCAATATCCTTTCTTTGATATGAATGCGGATGATGCTTTCAATTATGGAGCAATTGGTGTGGTAATAGGACATGAAATGACTCACGGATTCGATGATCAGGGTAGACAATATGATAAAGACGGAAACCTGAAAGACTGGTGGACTGCAGAAGATGCAAAGAACTTTGAAACTCGTGCAGCTGTAATGGCAAACTTCTTTGATAATATTGAAGTTGCTCCGGGTGTACATGCAAACGGTAAGTTTACTCTTGGTGAGAATATCGCCGATCACGGTGGTCTTCAGATTTCTTTCCAGGCATTTGAAAACGCAACAGCAAATGCTCCTCTTGGATCAATTGATGGTTTTACTCCTGAACAACGTTTCTTCCTGGCTTATGCAGGTGTCTGGGCAGGAAATATTCGTCCTGAAGCAATTCTGAGCCGTACAAAATCTGATCCTCACTCTTTAGGAGAATGGCGCGTAAACGGAGCTCTTCCTCAGATTGGCGCATGGTACAAGGCTTTCAATATCACTGATAAAGATCCAATGTATCTTCCTGTTGAGAAGAGAGTCTCTATTTGGTAATAGTAGTTTTTGGTTATAATAGTGTAAGAGGTAAAAGCCCAAGTAATTGGCTTTTACCTCTTTTTTCTTTTCTTTCTGGCTAGAAACAACTACCTTAGCACCGAAATATTATAAAAATGAAAAAGAGGAGATATACCGGTTGGTTTTTGTTGTTGGTCAGCATGTTGGTGCTGATTGTACCGGTATTGCCCCATCATCATCATTTTGAGGATGAGATTTGTTTGCAGGGTGATGCGGATTCTCCTACGAAGCCTCACCATCAGGCAGAACAAGATTGTGACGGCTATTGCATTACCCAACTTCACTTTTCGATTCAGCATCACGATGATGTGAATGTACAACCTCACTTCTGGCAGGTTATTACACTTTTTCCGGCTTCTTTTATACATTCATTGCTTCCTCCGAGGCTCGAATCATTTGACCGTCTTTATTTCTTTATTGAAGCTCTTCATGGAGCGGGCGTTTTCCATGCTATAAATCTTCGCGGCCCGCCCACACTTTAAATAGGTGTGGATTTACTAACTACAATCTGCATGTTTTTGGCTTTAAGGCCAAGTTTAATTAACGAAAAACTGATATTTATTGTTTCTGTATATCATGGTTGAAATTCATTTTTAGCTGTGTAAAAGAATCAATACCTGTTAGTTCTTTGTTCTTTATTTACTAATATCTTATAGTTATTAGTTCTGTATTAATTTTATAAAAGCAGATATTTCATGATAGAACGTATCATACATTTTTCGATAAAGAATAAATTCATTATCGGACTATTTGTTGTAGCCTTGATAGGTTGGGGAACGTATTCGCTTACCCGCTTACCTGTTGATGCTATACCGGATATTACTAATAATCAGGTGCAGATTATTTCACTTGCACCATCACTGGCAGTTCAGGAAGTTGAAAGTGCCATTACTGCACCTATAGAAGTTGCAGTAGCCAATATTCCTGACATTATTGAGCTTCGCTCTATTTCGCGTTTAGGGTTATCGGTTATAACCGTAGTGTTTAAAGACAACGTAGATGTTTACTGGGCACGCCAACAATTAAGCGAGCGGTTAAGAGAGGCAGAAGAGGCAATTCCTCCCGGACTTGCAAAAACAGAACTTGCCCCTATTTCATCCGGTTTGGGAGAAATCTTTCAATACCGTCTTGCCGTAGACAAAGGATATGAACACAAATATACTCCAATGGAATTGCGTACTATTCAAGATTGGGTGGTGCGTCGTGAGATGCTTGGTACACAGGGTGTGGCCGATATTAATAGCTATGGAGGTTTTGTAAAACAGTATGAAATAGCTGTAAATCCAGAAAGGCTTAGATCCATGAACCTTACATTAACAGATATTTTCGGAGCTCTCGAAAAAAACAATGAAAATACAGGAAGTGCTTATATAGATAAGAAACCTACTGCATATTTTATTCGCGGTATCGGTCTTGTGAAAACCCTCGAAGATATTGAAAAGATTGTTGTAAAGTCTAATTCATCTGGCATTCCTGTTTTAATAAGAGATATAGCCACCGTGCAATATGGTAATGCTACCCGTTATGGTGCATTTGTTGTTGACACAACCGAGGCTGTGGGAGGTGTAGTAATGATGCTTAAGGGGGCTAATGCACATGAAGTTATCAATAACGTTGAAACCCGAATTGCATCTATTCAGAAATCATTGCCAAAAGGCGTAAAAATAGAACCGTTCCTTAATCGTTCAGATCTTGTGGGACGTGCTATTAGTACTGTTTCCCGAAATCTTATTGAAGGTGCTTTAATCGTAATATTTATTCTCGTATTATTGCTGGGAAATATCAGGGCAGGGTTAATTGTTGCTTCAGTTATCCCTATGTCCATGCTATTTGCCATTTCGCTGATGAACTTATTTGGTGTGTCGGGTAACCTGATGAGTTTGGGAGCTATCGACTTTGGATTGATTGTTGACGGTGCGGTTATTATTGTAGAAAGCGTGGTACACCGCATTACTCAGGGTAAATTACACAGTTCGGGTGTGAAAGTTCTCTCGCAGGAACAAATGGATGAAAGTGTTTTTGAATCAGCCAAGCGAATGATGAGTTCTGCTACTTTCGGACAAGTTATCATTTTGATTGTTTATTTGCCAATTATGGCATTGGTAGGCATCGAAGGTAAGATGTTCCGCCCAATGGCTCAGGTGGTTACTTTTGCATTGATAGGGGCTGCAATCCTTTCGCTTACTTATGTACCAATGATTTCTGCATTGTTCCTCAGTAAAAAGACAGAGCATAAGCGGAGCTTTTCAGATAAGCTGATGGATAATATTCACAAAGCCTTTAATCCTGTTATAGCTTTTGCTCTTAAACGTAAATTGCTGGTTTCTGTTTCTGCAATTGTATTGTTCCTGTCAAGTCTGTTTGTATTCAGTGGCTTGGGTGGTGAATTTATTCCTCAGCTCGAAGAAGGTGATTTGGCCGCTGGCGTTGTTACTTTGCAGGGAGGCTCACTTACAAATACTGTTGAGATGGTTCAGAAAGCAAATAAGATTTTGCTTGATAATTTTCCGGAGGTAAAGCATGTGGTTTGTAAGATTGGTGCCGGTGAGATTCCTACAGATCCTACGCCAATGGAAACAGGCGACTATATTATTACGCTAAAGAATAAGAGTGAATGGACATCAGCTAAGACACGTGAAGAACTAGTTGAGAAGATGCAGGAGAAACTTATTCCTCTTGCCGGAGTGAAATTCGAGTTTCAACAGCCTATACAAATGCGTTCCAATGAACTCCTTTCCGGTTCCAAGCAGGATGTTGCCGTTAAAATATTTGGTGATGATCTCAATACTTTGGCCGATAAAGCTGCTGATGTGGAAAAGATAATAAAAAAGGTTCAGGGAGTTGAAGATATAAATGTTGAGAAAGTAACAGGTCTTGCACAAATACAGGTAAACTTCAATCGTGACCGTTTGGCACAATACGGACTTTCTATTGATGATGTAAACCGGGTTCTACGTGCTGCATTTGCCGGTAGTCAGGCTGGGGTTGTATATGACGAAGAAAAACGTTTTGATCTGGTAGTTCGTTTGGATAAAGATTACCGCCAGAATCTTGATGATGTAAAGAGCTTGTCGGTTGCAGCACCAAACGGAGAACAAATACCTTTTGAGCAGCTTGCTGATATTTCTATAAAATCCGGTCCGGCTCAGGTTTCAAGAGAAGATACCAAACGCCGTATTACTATTGGATTTAATGTTCGTAACAGAGACGTTGAAAGTGTTATTAATGACGTGACAGCTAAGATAAATAAACAAGTTAGCCTTCCCACAGGTTATTATGTTTCTTATGGTGGTCAGTTTAAGAATCTGGAAGCAGCTAAAGACAGACTTGCTATAGCCTTGCCGGTTGCATTGCTTTTAATCTTTGTTCTGTTGTTCTTTACTTTCCATTCTGTAAAACAGACCCTGCTTATATACACAGCAGTACCGATGTCTGCCATTGGTGGCATCTTTGCACTGTGGATACGTGGCATGAACTTCTCTATTTCTGCGGGAGTAGGTTTCATTGCCTTGTTTGGTGTGGCTGTGCTTAATGGTATAGTGCTTATCTCAGAATTCAACCGATTGGAAAAGAAAGGTGTTGATGATATTACGGAAAGAGTAATTAAAGGATTGCAAACACGTTTACGTCCTGTTATAATGACGGCCGCTGCTGCTTCGTTGGGTTTTTTACCAATGGCATTGTCAACCTCTGCTGGTGCAGAAGTACAAAAGCCTTTAGCTACAGTGGTTATTGGCGGACTTATCACAGCTACTTTGCTTACTCTGATTATTCTTCCGGTATTTTATATCCTGTTCTCTACTCATAGTTTCAGGGCTTTGTTCAAACGTAAATCGACAAAAGTGCTATCCGTTTCGTTGTTTTTACTTTTAGGATCAGCTGCTTTTAATAATGCAGAAGCGCAGAAACCAAGATCTATTAGTTTGCATGATGCTATTCAATTAGCTTTGGAGAATAACTTGTCTGTCCGTTCATCCAGTTATTCTGTAGATGCTCAGAAAGCATTGAAGGGTGCTTCATTGGATTTGGGAAAGACGAATATAGAAGTGCAGTATGGCAGGTTTAATTCGTATACTAAAGATAATAGTTATACCGTGTCGCAATCAATAGCCTTCCCTACGGTTTATATTAATCAGGGAAAACTGGCTGATGCTAAAGTGAAAAGCAGTGAATGGCAGCTAAAAGGTTCACGACTCGAAACAGCTACTCAGGTAAAACAGGTCTATTGGCAACTGGCATACCTGCACTCAAAGCAAAGCTTGTTAAGTTATCAGGATAGTTTGTTTACGGGTTTTTTGAAGGCTGCAGAATTAAGAGCTAAAGTAGGTGAAACCAATAAACTGGAAATGATTACTGCACGTTCTCAGAATCTCGAAGTAAAGAATCAATTGCGCCAGACAAGAGCTGATATTGGTATCTTTAGTCGTAAACTGCAAACACTGTTAAATACCGATATTCAGTTTACTCCTGCCGATTCTGTGTTGAAACGACTAGAGTATATTCCTGTAATGGACAGTCTGGCTATTGCTCAGAATCCTTCATTGGGATATGTGCAACATCAGATTGAGGTTTCACAGATTGAGCGAAAGCTTGAAAAAAGCAGGATGATGCCCGATTTCAGTATTGGATATTCCAGTCAGACAATGGTAGGAACGCAAGACGTAAATGGCATTCAAAGAACTTTTGGAAGGGGAGACCGTTTCAATGCAGT encodes the following:
- a CDS encoding helix-turn-helix transcriptional regulator; translation: MLKIQAICKEKGLTFQEVSKRLGISYQSLYTSINGNPTLNMLSRIAKVLDVRVVDLFEEEVGGDDYKIYIEHNGEKRLISKDDIRSLFNRNGK
- a CDS encoding ABC-F family ATP-binding cassette domain-containing protein; this translates as MVSVEGLKVEFNAKALFDGVSYVINKKDRIGLVGKNGAGKSTMLKILAGLQVPTAGIVAAPKDVTIGYLPQVMILSDKHTVMEEAEQAFEHIFELQADIERMNQELADRTDYESESYHKLIDRFTHENERYLMMGGTNYQAEIERTLVGLGFSRDDFSRSTSEFSGGWRMRIELAKLLLRRPDVLLLDEPTNHLDIESIQWLENFLSTRCNAVVLVSHDRAFIDAVTTRTIEISCGKIYDYKVPYSRFVELRKERREQQLRAYENQQKQIQETEDFVERFRYKATKAVQVQSRIKQLEKIERLEVDDEDNSTLRLKFPPAARSGNYPIIAEDLKKAYGNHVVYHDVNLTINRGEKIAFVGKNGEGKSTLVKCIMGDIDYEGKLTIGHNVQIGYFAQNQAQMLDESLTVFDTIDYVATGDIRTKIRDILGAFMFGGEASDKKVKVLSGGERTRLAMIKLLLEPVNLLILDEPTNHLDMRTKDVLKDAIKDFDGTVIIVSHDREFLDGLVTKVYEFGGGVVREHLGGIYDFLQKKKMDSLNELQRKSELSVSPTAQNSESEAVSENKLSYEAQKELNKKLRKLEKQVADCEKKIEELEDKISAVEIKMATPEGASDMELYAKHQNLKQEMDNIVEEWELASIELDEAKSE
- a CDS encoding CusA/CzcA family heavy metal efflux RND transporter — translated: MIERIIHFSIKNKFIIGLFVVALIGWGTYSLTRLPVDAIPDITNNQVQIISLAPSLAVQEVESAITAPIEVAVANIPDIIELRSISRLGLSVITVVFKDNVDVYWARQQLSERLREAEEAIPPGLAKTELAPISSGLGEIFQYRLAVDKGYEHKYTPMELRTIQDWVVRREMLGTQGVADINSYGGFVKQYEIAVNPERLRSMNLTLTDIFGALEKNNENTGSAYIDKKPTAYFIRGIGLVKTLEDIEKIVVKSNSSGIPVLIRDIATVQYGNATRYGAFVVDTTEAVGGVVMMLKGANAHEVINNVETRIASIQKSLPKGVKIEPFLNRSDLVGRAISTVSRNLIEGALIVIFILVLLLGNIRAGLIVASVIPMSMLFAISLMNLFGVSGNLMSLGAIDFGLIVDGAVIIVESVVHRITQGKLHSSGVKVLSQEQMDESVFESAKRMMSSATFGQVIILIVYLPIMALVGIEGKMFRPMAQVVTFALIGAAILSLTYVPMISALFLSKKTEHKRSFSDKLMDNIHKAFNPVIAFALKRKLLVSVSAIVLFLSSLFVFSGLGGEFIPQLEEGDLAAGVVTLQGGSLTNTVEMVQKANKILLDNFPEVKHVVCKIGAGEIPTDPTPMETGDYIITLKNKSEWTSAKTREELVEKMQEKLIPLAGVKFEFQQPIQMRSNELLSGSKQDVAVKIFGDDLNTLADKAADVEKIIKKVQGVEDINVEKVTGLAQIQVNFNRDRLAQYGLSIDDVNRVLRAAFAGSQAGVVYDEEKRFDLVVRLDKDYRQNLDDVKSLSVAAPNGEQIPFEQLADISIKSGPAQVSREDTKRRITIGFNVRNRDVESVINDVTAKINKQVSLPTGYYVSYGGQFKNLEAAKDRLAIALPVALLLIFVLLFFTFHSVKQTLLIYTAVPMSAIGGIFALWIRGMNFSISAGVGFIALFGVAVLNGIVLISEFNRLEKKGVDDITERVIKGLQTRLRPVIMTAAAASLGFLPMALSTSAGAEVQKPLATVVIGGLITATLLTLIILPVFYILFSTHSFRALFKRKSTKVLSVSLFLLLGSAAFNNAEAQKPRSISLHDAIQLALENNLSVRSSSYSVDAQKALKGASLDLGKTNIEVQYGRFNSYTKDNSYTVSQSIAFPTVYINQGKLADAKVKSSEWQLKGSRLETATQVKQVYWQLAYLHSKQSLLSYQDSLFTGFLKAAELRAKVGETNKLEMITARSQNLEVKNQLRQTRADIGIFSRKLQTLLNTDIQFTPADSVLKRLEYIPVMDSLAIAQNPSLGYVQHQIEVSQIERKLEKSRMMPDFSIGYSSQTMVGTQDVNGIQRTFGRGDRFNAVQVGVAVPLWFVSGKSKNKAAKINEKIAQTNAESYSKELSGSYRSLIDEYSKYLGSVDYYEKQAIPEADLIIEQSTRSYKSGSMDYLDYVLSLDRALDIRQNYLDALNSYNQTIINIEYVTGKTF
- a CDS encoding M13 family metallopeptidase; translation: MKLKNYLPLIAFCLMSTGWNSEMSAQLAPGVNFDNLDKTALPGTSFYKYACGGWMKNNPLTGEYARFGSFDKLAENNRSQLKGLIEGLAKVKSQQGTVAQKIGDLYNIAMDSAKLNKEGAAPIKPYLKKIASLKSKSAIYPLLAEMRTMGFDPYFTVYVSSDDMNSSMNMVHTYQSGISMGEREYYLENDAKTKEIRDKYKLHVVKMFQLAGYDKASAQKAMTAVMAIETRLAKTARTKVELRDPHANYNKLTIADLKKQYPSFGWDIFFTDFGLKGLKEISVGQPASLKEAVNIINTVPLKDQIAYLQWKLIDASASYLSDVINAQNFDFYSKTMNGVKEMKPRWKRAVSVVDGSLGEAVGQMYTEKYFPAAAKERMVTLVKNLQVSLGQRIQNLAWMSNETKAKAQEKLSAFHVKIGYPDKWRDYSALQIKNDSYWANVERANRFETAYMINKANKPVDKDEWQMTPQTVNAYYNPTTNEICFPAGILQYPFFDMNADDAFNYGAIGVVIGHEMTHGFDDQGRQYDKDGNLKDWWTAEDAKNFETRAAVMANFFDNIEVAPGVHANGKFTLGENIADHGGLQISFQAFENATANAPLGSIDGFTPEQRFFLAYAGVWAGNIRPEAILSRTKSDPHSLGEWRVNGALPQIGAWYKAFNITDKDPMYLPVEKRVSIW
- a CDS encoding DUF6769 family protein — its product is MKKRRYTGWFLLLVSMLVLIVPVLPHHHHFEDEICLQGDADSPTKPHHQAEQDCDGYCITQLHFSIQHHDDVNVQPHFWQVITLFPASFIHSLLPPRLESFDRLYFFIEALHGAGVFHAINLRGPPTL